One Williamwhitmania sp. DNA segment encodes these proteins:
- a CDS encoding methyl-accepting chemotaxis protein, producing the protein MKFNNLLLKSKFIFGFGAVIVLLVIITLISINGFKGVISSSKKLALSDGIRVSLLEHYNSHLLWSKNLSQGIYSDEHKINVQLNYTLCAFGKWYYGDERREAEKLIPDLKEVFKAMEEPHKKLHESAQRIEKEYELALQNNSTAEVDSARRIYQEETLKYLATMGQLFTQAIDITVQASNKAHQTVESDANQTQYYTAIIALLAILLAILVSYIISQSILKNVKIGVAFANEVSDGNLSANIEIKSHDEIGMLLNTFKNTVAKIHDVVETVSHGSDSLSKASDQLSGISQEMSQWTNEQAASVEEVSSSMEEMAANIDQNSENAVQTERIAILAEEKMQVVGKTANDSLSSTKEIADKITIITDIAFQTNLLALNAAVEAARAGEHGKGFAVVAAEVRKLAERSKIAAEEIIMLSHKTVKTSEHATQLINDIIPEINKTAKLVQEIAAASKEQSSGAAQVNMAIQQLNQATQQNAVASEKVATNSEQLANQANLLMDTIGFFTIDEKIAKASMSYQSTGRGRNISNIASQTSTKKTTMNPQGSKTKPILPSGKTATINLKDITNDNEYEKF; encoded by the coding sequence ATGAAATTCAACAACCTATTACTAAAGAGCAAATTTATTTTTGGCTTTGGCGCTGTAATCGTCCTGTTAGTAATCATTACCCTCATTTCCATTAATGGATTCAAAGGAGTAATTAGCTCCTCCAAAAAGCTTGCGCTCAGCGACGGTATTAGAGTAAGCCTACTGGAGCATTACAACAGCCATCTCCTCTGGTCCAAAAACCTAAGCCAAGGCATCTACTCCGACGAGCATAAAATTAACGTACAGCTGAATTACACACTCTGCGCCTTTGGAAAATGGTACTACGGCGACGAACGTCGTGAGGCCGAAAAGTTAATTCCCGACCTTAAGGAAGTATTTAAGGCCATGGAGGAACCGCACAAAAAGCTACACGAAAGTGCCCAACGCATAGAAAAAGAATATGAATTAGCATTACAGAATAACTCAACAGCGGAAGTTGACAGTGCGCGAAGAATATACCAGGAAGAAACGCTAAAGTATCTGGCAACAATGGGACAGCTGTTTACGCAAGCAATTGACATTACTGTTCAAGCATCTAACAAGGCTCATCAAACCGTGGAAAGCGACGCAAATCAAACGCAGTACTACACGGCCATTATAGCACTACTTGCCATTTTACTAGCCATTTTGGTATCCTATATTATCTCACAAAGTATCCTTAAAAACGTGAAGATTGGAGTGGCGTTTGCCAACGAAGTTTCCGACGGCAACTTGTCAGCAAACATTGAGATTAAGTCGCACGACGAAATCGGCATGCTTCTCAACACATTTAAAAACACCGTGGCAAAAATTCACGATGTTGTTGAAACCGTGAGTCATGGTTCGGATAGCTTATCCAAAGCATCTGATCAGCTAAGTGGCATTTCTCAGGAAATGTCGCAGTGGACAAACGAGCAGGCGGCTTCAGTGGAGGAGGTATCTTCATCAATGGAGGAGATGGCTGCCAATATTGATCAGAATTCCGAGAATGCTGTTCAAACTGAGAGAATTGCCATACTAGCCGAGGAGAAGATGCAGGTTGTGGGTAAAACTGCCAACGACAGCCTATCCTCCACGAAGGAGATAGCCGATAAGATTACTATAATTACCGACATTGCTTTCCAAACAAACTTACTTGCACTCAACGCTGCCGTTGAAGCCGCGCGGGCTGGTGAGCATGGAAAAGGCTTTGCCGTTGTAGCCGCCGAAGTTCGGAAACTTGCCGAAAGGAGTAAAATAGCGGCAGAAGAAATAATTATGCTTTCGCACAAAACGGTAAAAACATCGGAACACGCCACACAGCTCATTAACGACATTATTCCCGAGATCAACAAAACAGCAAAGTTGGTACAGGAGATTGCAGCAGCAAGCAAGGAGCAAAGTTCTGGGGCAGCACAAGTAAACATGGCCATTCAGCAGCTGAATCAAGCAACACAGCAAAATGCAGTCGCTTCCGAAAAGGTCGCTACAAATTCAGAGCAGCTGGCTAACCAAGCGAATTTGTTGATGGACACTATTGGATTTTTCACAATAGATGAAAAAATCGCTAAAGCAAGCATGAGTTATCAAAGTACTGGCAGGGGAAGAAACATTAGCAATATCGCCTCCCAGACCAGCACAAAAAAAACCACAATGAACCCTCAAGGTTCTAAGACCAAGCCAATCCTCCCATCGGGAAAAACGGCTACCATAAACCTGAAAGATATCACAAACGACAATGAGTATGAGAAATTCTAA
- a CDS encoding DNA-3-methyladenine glycosylase I: protein MEKPKSYCEAISHMEQNSVHRIYHDIGYGFPIEDDNELFERLILEINQAGLSWTTILNKQANFERAFHHFNIKTVASYQESDRERLLNDAGIIRNRLKIDATIHNAKVVLQLQKEFGSFKNWLDHHHPKTKQEWMKLFKKTFKFTGGEIVNEFLVSTGYLPGAHIESCDIYKKVVQSKPAWLSK, encoded by the coding sequence ATGGAAAAGCCCAAATCGTACTGCGAAGCAATTAGCCACATGGAACAAAATAGTGTTCACCGCATTTACCACGACATTGGGTATGGCTTCCCCATTGAGGACGACAATGAGCTTTTTGAACGGCTGATTCTGGAGATTAATCAGGCAGGGTTAAGCTGGACAACCATATTGAACAAGCAAGCAAATTTCGAAAGAGCATTTCACCACTTCAACATCAAAACGGTTGCCTCTTACCAGGAGAGCGATAGAGAGCGGCTGCTGAACGACGCAGGCATCATCCGCAATCGCCTAAAAATTGACGCTACTATTCACAACGCGAAGGTTGTTCTACAGCTGCAAAAGGAGTTTGGATCATTCAAAAATTGGCTCGACCACCACCATCCCAAGACAAAGCAGGAGTGGATGAAGCTATTTAAGAAAACCTTTAAATTCACTGGCGGCGAAATTGTAAATGAATTTTTGGTAAGCACAGGCTACCTACCCGGTGCCCATATTGAAAGCTGCGATATCTACAAAAAAGTAGTTCAGTCAAAGCCGGCGTGGCTAAGTAAATAA
- a CDS encoding diphthine--ammonia ligase, translating to MKEKVIFNWSGGKDSALCLHKILQAQHYDVMCLLTSISEQYQRISMHGVRAKLLETQAKNIGLPLLKMEVPDMPSMEVYEAAMKKTLLDLKAKGATASVFGDIFLDDLRSYRENKLAELNLKGIFPLWKTPTDKLIREFIDLGFKTIITCVSEKYLDQSFVGRVIDNNFLKDLPNNVDPCGENGEFHTFVFDGPIFNQPIPFEKGEVVYRKYQSNQHESNNATDDESVGGPFDYGFWYCDLLPKTDMQ from the coding sequence ATGAAGGAAAAGGTCATATTCAACTGGAGCGGTGGCAAGGATTCCGCCCTATGCCTACACAAAATATTGCAGGCACAGCACTACGATGTAATGTGCCTACTCACCAGCATAAGCGAACAATACCAACGAATCTCCATGCATGGCGTAAGGGCCAAGCTGCTGGAAACTCAGGCCAAGAATATCGGCCTGCCCCTTTTAAAGATGGAAGTTCCCGACATGCCGTCGATGGAGGTTTATGAGGCGGCAATGAAAAAAACATTATTGGACTTGAAGGCAAAGGGTGCAACCGCGTCTGTTTTTGGCGATATCTTTTTAGACGACCTGCGCAGCTATAGGGAGAATAAGCTGGCCGAATTAAATCTCAAAGGAATCTTCCCTCTATGGAAAACCCCCACCGATAAACTTATCAGAGAGTTTATCGACTTGGGGTTTAAAACAATTATCACCTGCGTTAGCGAAAAATACCTTGACCAAAGCTTTGTAGGAAGAGTTATCGACAACAACTTTCTGAAGGATTTACCCAACAATGTTGACCCTTGCGGGGAAAATGGGGAGTTTCACACCTTTGTTTTTGATGGGCCAATATTCAACCAGCCCATTCCATTTGAGAAGGGAGAAGTTGTTTACAGAAAATACCAATCGAACCAGCACGAGAGCAATAATGCCACTGATGATGAAAGTGTAGGCGGTCCATTTGACTATGGGTTTTGGTATTGCGACTTGCTACCAAAGACTGATATGCAATAG